CTACATTACCTGTCCTGATTAAATTATTCTTTGGAAAAAGAAAACCATCCACATCCTGACACATTGATGTGAATGTATAAATAATGATTTCACTGTTATGAAACCGGGTAAAAGCACCTCAACGATTTTCAATGTCGCTGTATTAGTAGCCTCATTGGGGTATTTCGTGGATATCTATGATCTTTTATTGTTTACAATCGTCCGGGTGCCTAGTTTGAAGGACCTTGGCGTGCCTCAGAATGAAATAGATTCAGGGGTAGGCATGTTACTGATAAATGTTCAGATGCTGGGATTATTGGCAGGCGGCATTTTCTGGGGGATCATAGGTGACAAGAAAGGTCGGCTGAAAGTACTGTTCGGTTCTATTCTGATCTATTCTGTTGCTAACATTGCAAACGGTTTTGTGACAGGGACCAACGGCTACCTGTTCTGGCGCTTTGTGGCCGGACTTGGATTAGCAGGAGAGCTGGGGGCAGGTATTACCTTGGTAGCAGAGATCCTTCCTAAAGAAAAAAGGGGATGGGGTACCATGATTGTTGCTACTGTTGGTGTATCCGGAGCGGTGGCTGCCAATCTGATAGCCAAACTGGTGCCGGACTGGCGCTACTGTTACTTTATTGGGGGTGGACTGGGGTTGTTACTGTTATTTCTCCGGATTAGTGTGGCTGAGTCACATATGTTTAACCAAACGGCGGAAAAGGGCACAGCTGGAAGAGGAGAGTTTCTTGCCTTATTTAATAATAAAGAACGATTCCTCAGATACCTCAAGTGTGTATTGCTAGGTACTCCAACCTGGTTTGTTGTGGGAATACTGGTCGCATTTTCCAATAAGTTTGCGGTTGAAATGGGCGTAAGATCACCCATTAACCCTGGTGATGCAGTCGCATTTTGCTATGCTGGACTGGTCTTGGGTGACTTTACCAGCGGTTTTCTCAGTCAGATATTAAAAAGCCGCAGAAAGGTAATGATGATTTTCCTGCTGCTAACCGCATTATGTGTGGCGCTTTACCTGAATCTTTATGGTGCTGAGAAATGGTTTTTCTACACTGTCTGTACAATACTTGGATTTAGTGTTGGTTTCTGGGCAATCTTTGTGACAATCGCTGCCGAAAGCTTTGGCACTAATCTGCGTGCAACGGTTGCTATCACAGTACCAAACTTTGCAAGAGGAATGTTACCGTTAATTACTATGCTTTTTTCGGGTCTTCAGCATTATTTAAGTTACCTGCAAAGTGGGGCTGTAGTGGGCATAATATGTATAGTGGTAGCAATAATTGCATCCTATACGGTAGAAGAGACATTTGGGAAAGACCTGAATTATGTCGAAAAACTATAAAAAAAATCGGCCTGAATGAGTATTATTACTCATTCAGGCCGAAAATACACAGCTGTTAATAGCGTGTCAATATCTTATCCAGTAGTAGATTTAGCTGTAGAGCCTCGTCTTCTGTAAGTGATAATTTCAGAGAATCTTCCAAATCTGGAAGCTCTTCGTCCATCACTGCCAACAGTGCCAGGCCTTTCTCTGTGATCTGCACATCAACCGCCCGGCGGTCCACTTCACTGCTTTTTCTTTCTATTAATCCGGCTTTGCGTAACCGCTCAACAAGGCGGGAAACATCACTCATTCTGTCCAGCATCCTTTCTTTTAAAGTATTGATATTGGCCGCCTTCGGATGCTGACCACGCAGAATGCGCAGAATATTATATTGCTGCATGGTGATGTCAAACTTCTTAAAGAATTGTTGATGACGTGACACGATCCAGTTGCCGACGAAGATGAGACCAATTAACCCTTTATTATACTCGCTGGTAAAATTTTTCTGCGAGATCAGTTTTTCTATGTTTGACATAAGTGAGAATGTAGTCGGGTTAAAAATACGAATAATCAATCATGCATTTGGCAAACAAAACAGCAGGTTTTGTATAATAGCCGTTGAAACGAATGTAATAAAACTTTTTAGTCACCAGAAAGTATTTATTCCGGGTTACAGCTGTAGCGTAGAGGAAAGAGAGGGTATATACTCAAAAGGGCATAGTAAAGGCTGACTGATAGCCGTATCATTTTTGGCTACTAGTCAGCCTTTTATATTAGGATAAATATATTACTGGGCGACTGTCTTCATATTGTCCAGTACATCCATTACTTCTTTTACGTGTGTGGCGGAGTTTTCCAGCAATGTTTTTTCGCTGTCGTTCAGCTGTAGTTCGAGGATCTTTTCAATACCGTTTTTGCCCAATACAACCGGAACACCCAGATAAATGTCCTTCAGGCCATATTCACCAGTCAGCCATGCACAACAAGGGAATATTCTCTTTTCATCTTTGAGAATAGCTTCTACCATCTGAGCGGCAGCGGCGCCAGGGGCGTACCATGCAGAAGTGCCCAGCAGGTTTACGATCTCTCCCCCGCCTACTTTGGTGCGTTGAATAATAGCCTCCAGCTTGTCGGAAGCAATAAGTTCTGTGACCGGTATACCAGATACGGTCGTATAACGCGGAAGTGGCACCATTGTATCTCCATGACCACCCATCAGGATGGCCTGGATATCTTTAGGCGAGCAGCCGATCTCCTCTGCCAGGAATGCACGATAGCGGGCCGTGTCAAGAATACCTGCCATGCCAAATACCTTGTTGCTGTCTTTGCCGGCAGTCAGGTAGGCGCAATATGTCATTACATCCAATGGATTACTCACCACAATGATGATCGCGTC
The DNA window shown above is from Chitinophaga agri and carries:
- the mdh gene encoding malate dehydrogenase, producing MKVTVVGAGNVGATCANVLAHRDFLQEVVLLDIKEGTAEGKALDTWQQAPIDYYSTKVTGVTNDYQKTAGSDVVVITSGLPRKPGMSRDDLISTNANIVKSVTENISKHSPDAIIIVVSNPLDVMTYCAYLTAGKDSNKVFGMAGILDTARYRAFLAEEIGCSPKDIQAILMGGHGDTMVPLPRYTTVSGIPVTELIASDKLEAIIQRTKVGGGEIVNLLGTSAWYAPGAAAAQMVEAILKDEKRIFPCCAWLTGEYGLKDIYLGVPVVLGKNGIEKILELQLNDSEKTLLENSATHVKEVMDVLDNMKTVAQ
- a CDS encoding MarR family winged helix-turn-helix transcriptional regulator — encoded protein: MSNIEKLISQKNFTSEYNKGLIGLIFVGNWIVSRHQQFFKKFDITMQQYNILRILRGQHPKAANINTLKERMLDRMSDVSRLVERLRKAGLIERKSSEVDRRAVDVQITEKGLALLAVMDEELPDLEDSLKLSLTEDEALQLNLLLDKILTRY
- a CDS encoding MFS transporter; its protein translation is MKPGKSTSTIFNVAVLVASLGYFVDIYDLLLFTIVRVPSLKDLGVPQNEIDSGVGMLLINVQMLGLLAGGIFWGIIGDKKGRLKVLFGSILIYSVANIANGFVTGTNGYLFWRFVAGLGLAGELGAGITLVAEILPKEKRGWGTMIVATVGVSGAVAANLIAKLVPDWRYCYFIGGGLGLLLLFLRISVAESHMFNQTAEKGTAGRGEFLALFNNKERFLRYLKCVLLGTPTWFVVGILVAFSNKFAVEMGVRSPINPGDAVAFCYAGLVLGDFTSGFLSQILKSRRKVMMIFLLLTALCVALYLNLYGAEKWFFYTVCTILGFSVGFWAIFVTIAAESFGTNLRATVAITVPNFARGMLPLITMLFSGLQHYLSYLQSGAVVGIICIVVAIIASYTVEETFGKDLNYVEKL